In one Pseudarthrobacter sp. NBSH8 genomic region, the following are encoded:
- a CDS encoding TetR/AcrR family transcriptional regulator: MPRISAANNAAQRAETQRRVLTAFGELLFTHGLPGLTMTDVARHAGVGRTAVYNYYADIEELLISYALDETERFLAELRESLNTLENPVERLALYVRTQVEDLSRRHLPPGPAMAAVLSPSSFAKLAGHVGELSVLLQGILRDGMAQGYLPQADIGQQAQLIHGTLSSSAARGSNEPADLEARVARTVRFIQLGAGARFDHDGAPLRVSLPLP, translated from the coding sequence ATGCCCAGGATTTCGGCGGCCAACAATGCCGCGCAACGTGCCGAGACGCAACGCCGGGTCCTGACGGCGTTCGGGGAACTCCTGTTCACCCACGGCCTGCCCGGACTGACCATGACAGACGTCGCCCGGCATGCCGGGGTGGGGCGCACCGCGGTCTATAACTATTACGCAGACATCGAAGAGCTGCTGATCTCCTACGCCCTGGATGAGACCGAGCGGTTCCTGGCCGAGCTGCGTGAGTCACTGAACACTCTCGAGAACCCCGTCGAACGGTTGGCCCTGTACGTGCGCACCCAGGTGGAGGACCTCAGCCGCCGCCACCTCCCGCCCGGACCGGCGATGGCGGCGGTACTGTCGCCGTCGTCCTTTGCCAAACTGGCCGGCCACGTGGGTGAACTCAGCGTTTTGCTGCAGGGCATCCTCCGGGACGGCATGGCGCAGGGGTACCTGCCGCAAGCGGACATCGGCCAGCAGGCTCAGCTCATCCACGGCACACTCTCCTCCAGCGCCGCACGCGGCAGCAACGAGCCCGCCGACCTTGAGGCCCGGGTCGCCCGCACCGTGCGGTTCATCCAACTGGGCGCCGGAGCAAGGTTCGACCACGACGGCGCACCCCTGCGCGTCAGCCTCCCCTTGCCGTAA
- a CDS encoding DsbA family oxidoreductase: MKIEIWSDVACPWCYIGKRRFEAALAEFPHRDAVEVTWRSYQLDPALPEHYDGTELKYLSTRKGMAPAQVSQMFEHVTEQAKGEGLDYRFDQVVVANSFTAHRLIHLAAEHGQQDVAKERLLSDHFEHGQDIGSAEYLTALGQELGLSTDAVAELFTTDKYADDVRFDFEEARALGITGVPFFVIDRKFGLSGAQPAETFTAALHQAWQETNPLVLVNAANGNSGEACGPEGCAV; encoded by the coding sequence ATGAAGATTGAGATCTGGTCAGACGTCGCGTGTCCGTGGTGCTACATCGGCAAGCGCCGGTTCGAGGCCGCCCTGGCCGAGTTCCCGCACCGCGACGCGGTGGAGGTGACGTGGCGCAGCTACCAGCTGGACCCCGCCCTCCCCGAGCACTATGACGGCACGGAGCTGAAGTACCTGAGCACGCGAAAGGGCATGGCTCCGGCGCAGGTCTCGCAGATGTTTGAGCACGTCACCGAGCAGGCCAAGGGCGAGGGCCTGGACTACCGGTTCGACCAGGTGGTGGTGGCCAACAGCTTCACCGCACACCGCCTGATCCATCTCGCGGCCGAGCACGGTCAGCAGGATGTCGCGAAGGAACGCCTGCTGAGCGACCACTTCGAGCACGGCCAGGACATCGGCAGCGCCGAATATCTCACGGCTTTGGGCCAGGAGCTGGGGCTCAGCACCGATGCAGTCGCCGAACTCTTCACCACGGACAAATACGCCGACGATGTCCGTTTTGATTTCGAGGAAGCCCGTGCCCTGGGCATCACGGGCGTGCCGTTCTTCGTGATTGACCGCAAGTTCGGCCTTTCTGGTGCCCAGCCGGCCGAAACGTTCACTGCGGCGCTGCACCAGGCCTGGCAGGAGACAAACCCGCTGGTTCTGGTCAACGCCGCGAACGGCAACTCCGGCGAGGCCTGCGGCCCTGAAGGCTGCGCGGTCTGA
- a CDS encoding glycosyltransferase family 4 protein, producing the protein MRIGLVAAPWIPVPPIGYGGIERVVDSLARGFIAAGHEVLLAAASDSTCPASLVPGMRPSRPAELGFTLSELSHVVRAYEGLGNVDIIHDHTLAGPLMARRKCNAPVVTTIHGPLIPASADLYRAMATDTAIVGISRDQASSMPDVPITRVIHHGMDVAAVPIGSGKGGYACFVGRICPDKGILEAIHIARRAGIPLRIAAKMRAPDEIEYFRSVIEPLLGSNEDFLGEVGDADKYQLMGEAMAFLNPIQWSEPFGLVMIESLSTGTPVVGTPIGSAPEIVDHGRTGYLGPTDQLHTLLPLAAGLDRAHCRDRALNLFSTERMVGSHLDLYAKLLETSQLSGVPDASHVGQNQTGRALIRASEPGPVSSGRS; encoded by the coding sequence ATGCGGATAGGACTTGTTGCAGCACCATGGATTCCGGTTCCCCCAATCGGATATGGGGGCATAGAGAGGGTTGTTGACTCTCTTGCGCGGGGATTCATCGCGGCCGGGCACGAGGTGTTGTTGGCCGCGGCTTCGGACAGCACGTGTCCGGCATCCCTGGTACCAGGCATGAGGCCTTCAAGACCTGCTGAACTGGGGTTCACGCTGTCTGAGCTCAGCCATGTCGTCAGGGCCTATGAAGGCCTGGGCAACGTGGACATCATCCACGACCACACCCTGGCCGGGCCACTGATGGCCCGGCGGAAGTGCAACGCCCCCGTGGTGACCACCATTCACGGCCCCCTCATCCCGGCGTCGGCCGATTTATACCGGGCCATGGCCACCGACACGGCCATCGTCGGGATCTCACGTGACCAGGCCTCCAGCATGCCCGATGTCCCGATAACACGCGTGATTCATCACGGAATGGACGTCGCTGCCGTACCGATCGGTTCAGGGAAAGGCGGCTACGCCTGTTTTGTCGGCAGGATTTGCCCGGACAAAGGGATCCTTGAAGCCATCCATATCGCCCGCAGGGCCGGAATTCCGCTGCGTATTGCGGCCAAGATGCGCGCGCCTGACGAGATCGAGTATTTCCGCTCCGTCATCGAGCCGCTCCTGGGCTCCAACGAGGATTTCCTGGGCGAAGTGGGGGACGCGGACAAGTATCAGCTTATGGGCGAAGCGATGGCGTTCCTGAATCCCATCCAATGGTCCGAGCCGTTTGGGCTGGTGATGATTGAATCCCTCTCAACAGGCACTCCAGTGGTGGGAACGCCGATCGGATCCGCACCGGAGATTGTGGACCATGGAAGGACAGGTTACCTGGGGCCGACGGATCAACTGCACACCCTGCTTCCCCTCGCCGCAGGGCTGGACAGGGCACACTGCCGGGACCGGGCCCTCAATCTGTTCAGCACCGAAAGGATGGTGGGCAGCCACCTGGACCTCTATGCAAAACTGCTGGAAACGAGTCAGCTTTCCGGGGTTCCGGATGCTTCCCATGTAGGCCAGAATCAGACAGGGAGAGCACTTATCCGGGCGTCGGAACCGGGCCCGGTCTCCAGCGGGCGGTCATGA
- a CDS encoding amylo-alpha-1,6-glucosidase: MTAWNADTEADVGGAEAITVVEGSSFCISTRSGDISSDGETNGAFYRDTRIVSRWMLRINGALREPLVAQRPNSYEATFVGRAQWPGGRFDSPLVVRQVRHIGPGLQDDITLENYSAEAVECDIELLVDADQADLFDVKGGRIPQGGRVSRTVSDGGLLIEALRNGQQRGSAIRAAGAEISTGMLRFHATIPARGEWSTSVIVVPLVNGVGPAAPFTEEGQPRGRVGVQRHLAWEEHIPRISAADGKIEATLRRSQSDLGSLRIFDAEHPDRAAVAAGAPWFMALFGRDSLLSSYMSLLVDPTLAAGTLQTLATLQGTKVDPESEEEPGRIPHEVRLGVTAGLSLGGSAYYGTVDATPLFVSLLGELSRWGLAEDIIDSLIPHADRALDWIETYGDRDGDGFVEYLRPNQHGLINQGWKDSWDGINFADGRIAEPPTALCEVQGYVYAAYVGRSLLARWAGDAETERHWADRAIALKEAFNEKFWLPDKGYFAIALDKDKTPVDACTSNMGHCLWVGIVDEEKAPAVAERLMSPELFSGWGIRTLASDMGAYNPVSYHNGSVWPHDTAIVATGLMRYGFVDEAMEIASGILDAAEHFDGRLPELFCGFDRSDFHGPVPYPTACSPQAWAAAAPIQLARILLRFDPDFTRNVVHLAPILPEEIGDFRAENVLLGTSRVAISARGREGRIDGLPARLKLLKEPRPPLDERLGGRAGD; this comes from the coding sequence ATGACTGCATGGAATGCCGACACCGAGGCTGATGTTGGCGGGGCTGAGGCCATAACGGTGGTGGAAGGGTCTTCCTTCTGTATCTCCACCCGGAGCGGCGACATCAGTTCCGACGGTGAAACGAACGGCGCGTTTTACCGGGACACCCGGATTGTGTCCCGGTGGATGCTGCGCATCAACGGCGCGCTCCGCGAGCCACTGGTGGCTCAACGGCCGAATTCCTACGAGGCCACGTTCGTGGGCCGCGCCCAGTGGCCCGGCGGCAGGTTCGACAGTCCCCTGGTGGTCCGCCAGGTCCGTCATATCGGACCCGGCCTGCAGGATGACATCACCCTCGAAAACTATTCCGCCGAAGCCGTGGAGTGCGATATCGAACTGTTGGTTGACGCCGACCAGGCCGACCTCTTCGACGTCAAGGGCGGGCGGATTCCGCAGGGCGGGCGGGTGAGCCGAACGGTCAGCGACGGAGGGCTGCTGATCGAGGCCCTCCGTAACGGCCAGCAGCGCGGCTCCGCCATCCGCGCCGCCGGCGCCGAAATCTCCACCGGGATGCTTCGCTTCCACGCGACCATTCCGGCGCGCGGCGAGTGGTCCACCAGCGTGATTGTGGTCCCGCTCGTCAACGGTGTGGGACCCGCGGCGCCGTTCACGGAAGAGGGGCAACCGCGCGGACGCGTCGGCGTTCAGCGGCACTTGGCATGGGAAGAACATATTCCCCGCATCAGCGCCGCGGACGGCAAGATCGAGGCCACCCTGCGCCGCAGCCAAAGCGATCTGGGGTCCCTGCGGATTTTCGACGCCGAGCACCCGGACCGTGCGGCCGTGGCCGCGGGGGCGCCCTGGTTCATGGCACTCTTTGGCCGGGATTCGCTGCTGTCCTCCTACATGTCCCTGCTTGTTGATCCCACGTTGGCGGCCGGAACGCTGCAGACGCTGGCAACCCTTCAGGGCACGAAGGTGGATCCGGAATCCGAGGAAGAGCCAGGCCGCATCCCGCACGAGGTTCGGCTGGGCGTGACGGCCGGGCTGTCCCTGGGCGGATCCGCCTATTACGGCACCGTGGACGCCACCCCGCTCTTTGTCAGCCTTCTGGGAGAGCTGAGCCGCTGGGGACTGGCGGAAGACATCATCGATTCGCTGATTCCCCATGCCGACCGTGCCCTTGACTGGATTGAAACGTACGGCGACCGCGACGGCGATGGCTTTGTGGAATACCTTCGCCCCAACCAGCACGGTCTCATCAACCAGGGCTGGAAGGACTCCTGGGACGGGATCAACTTTGCCGACGGGCGGATCGCCGAACCGCCCACTGCCCTGTGCGAGGTCCAGGGCTACGTCTACGCCGCCTATGTGGGACGATCCCTGCTGGCCCGCTGGGCCGGGGATGCTGAAACAGAGCGCCACTGGGCCGATCGGGCAATTGCCCTGAAGGAGGCTTTCAACGAGAAGTTCTGGCTGCCGGACAAGGGATACTTCGCCATCGCGCTGGACAAGGACAAGACCCCCGTTGACGCATGTACTTCAAACATGGGCCACTGCCTGTGGGTGGGCATCGTTGACGAGGAAAAGGCCCCGGCAGTGGCGGAGCGCCTGATGTCCCCCGAACTGTTCAGCGGCTGGGGGATCCGCACGCTGGCTTCGGACATGGGCGCCTACAACCCCGTCAGCTATCACAACGGATCGGTGTGGCCGCACGATACGGCGATCGTGGCCACAGGGCTGATGCGCTATGGATTTGTTGATGAGGCCATGGAAATCGCCAGCGGGATCCTGGACGCCGCCGAACACTTCGACGGCCGGTTGCCGGAGCTGTTCTGCGGGTTTGATCGGTCCGACTTCCACGGCCCTGTCCCGTACCCCACGGCATGCTCGCCCCAGGCCTGGGCCGCTGCAGCCCCCATTCAACTTGCCCGGATCCTGCTGCGCTTCGATCCGGACTTCACGCGCAACGTGGTCCATCTGGCACCGATCCTCCCGGAGGAAATCGGGGACTTCAGGGCCGAGAACGTCCTGCTGGGGACTTCGCGTGTGGCCATCAGCGCGCGCGGGAGGGAGGGCCGCATCGACGGCCTCCCAGCGCGGCTGAAGCTGCTGAAGGAACCGCGTCCGCCCCTCGACGAACGCCTGGGCGGACGGGCCGGCGACTAG
- a CDS encoding GNAT family N-acetyltransferase, protein MTHTIRKAITDDAGPLAGLAAVTFPLACPPSSSPEDIAAHVANTLSERHFREYLADADVTIVVIDADGALHGYSLLVNRPAEDADVASALKVLPSLELSKCYVHPDHHGLGAAAELMHASLLAAAEAGAAGVWLGVNSQNARAIRFYEKCGFRKVGSKSFRLGSTVEHDFVLERAVP, encoded by the coding sequence ATGACCCACACGATCCGAAAGGCCATAACGGACGACGCCGGCCCGCTCGCCGGACTGGCGGCAGTCACCTTCCCGCTGGCCTGCCCGCCGTCGTCGTCACCGGAGGACATTGCCGCTCACGTGGCCAACACGCTCAGCGAACGGCACTTCCGGGAGTACCTGGCGGACGCTGATGTCACCATCGTGGTCATCGACGCCGACGGCGCGCTCCACGGCTACAGCCTGCTCGTCAACCGGCCGGCGGAGGACGCGGATGTGGCATCGGCGCTGAAGGTCCTGCCCTCCCTGGAGCTCAGCAAATGCTACGTCCACCCCGACCATCACGGCCTGGGCGCCGCCGCTGAACTGATGCACGCCAGCCTCCTTGCGGCGGCAGAGGCGGGCGCGGCCGGGGTGTGGCTGGGCGTGAACAGCCAGAACGCGCGGGCCATCCGTTTCTATGAAAAGTGCGGCTTCCGCAAGGTGGGCAGCAAGTCCTTCCGGCTGGGGAGCACCGTGGAGCATGACTTCGTCCTGGAGCGTGCCGTACCCTAA
- a CDS encoding sugar phosphate isomerase/epimerase: MSRPYTLFTGQWADLPFEEVARMASGWGYDGLEIAVSGDHLDAWRWDEPGYVDSKLAVLAKYNLKVWAISNHLKGQAVCDDPIDFRHEAIVGAKVWGDGDPEGVRQRAAEEMKHTARLAKALGVDTVVGFTGSSIWQYVAMFPPVPAAVIEAGYQDFADRWNPILDVFDECGVRFAHEVHPSEIAYDYWTTVRTLEAIGHRKAFGLNWDPSHFMWQGIDPVSFIWDFKDRIYHVDCKDTKLRPTGRNTVMGSHLPWGDPRRGWDFVSAGRGDVPWESSFRALTAIGYNGPISIEWEDAGMDRLHGAPEALAALKKYDFPPSNTSFDAAFSTKD, encoded by the coding sequence ATGTCCCGCCCCTATACCCTGTTCACCGGCCAGTGGGCCGACCTCCCGTTCGAGGAAGTCGCGCGCATGGCCTCCGGCTGGGGCTACGACGGCCTGGAAATCGCCGTCTCCGGGGACCACCTGGACGCCTGGCGCTGGGACGAACCCGGCTACGTCGACTCCAAGCTCGCCGTCCTGGCCAAATACAACCTCAAGGTCTGGGCCATCTCCAACCACCTCAAGGGCCAGGCCGTGTGCGATGACCCCATCGACTTCCGCCACGAAGCGATCGTGGGCGCGAAGGTCTGGGGCGACGGAGATCCCGAAGGCGTCCGCCAACGCGCCGCCGAGGAAATGAAACACACCGCCCGGCTGGCCAAGGCCCTCGGTGTGGACACCGTCGTCGGATTTACCGGCTCCTCCATCTGGCAGTACGTGGCCATGTTCCCGCCCGTGCCCGCCGCAGTGATCGAGGCCGGCTACCAGGACTTCGCGGACCGCTGGAACCCCATCCTGGACGTCTTCGACGAATGCGGCGTCCGCTTCGCCCACGAAGTCCACCCCTCCGAGATCGCCTACGACTACTGGACCACCGTGCGCACCCTCGAAGCGATCGGCCACCGTAAAGCGTTCGGCCTGAACTGGGACCCGTCCCACTTCATGTGGCAGGGCATCGACCCCGTCTCCTTCATCTGGGACTTCAAGGACCGGATCTACCACGTCGACTGCAAGGACACCAAGCTCCGCCCCACCGGCCGGAACACCGTCATGGGCTCCCACCTGCCCTGGGGCGACCCCCGCCGCGGCTGGGACTTCGTCTCCGCCGGCCGAGGCGACGTCCCCTGGGAATCGTCCTTCCGCGCCCTCACCGCGATCGGCTACAACGGCCCCATCTCCATCGAATGGGAAGACGCCGGCATGGACCGCCTCCACGGCGCCCCCGAAGCCCTCGCAGCACTGAAAAAGTACGACTTCCCGCCGTCGAACACCTCCTTCGACGCCGCCTTCAGCACCAAGGACTAG
- a CDS encoding Gfo/Idh/MocA family protein, with protein MNSQKARPLGVAMIGYAFMGKAHSNAWRNVASFFDVPAFEQKVLVGRDAAGVAEAAGKYGWTETSTDWRTVIERDDIDIVDICAPGWLHAKIAIAALEAGKHVRLKKETAGSGALGDIASHAIDQVLFLLGDQVTEVSGRTHTFTTHRPGAAGQEEVTVDDAAWATLTLASGAIASVEVSRVATGQKNSLKLEIYGDKGAILFDLENLNELGFLDATGPAREQGFRRILVSEPEHPYVDAWWPQGHIIGWEHTFTHEIRDFLTAISTGTPPSPSFEDGLTVQRILNAIEESAAAKSSIIQLASAPAGTPTALTAASEGA; from the coding sequence ATGAACTCCCAAAAAGCCCGCCCGCTGGGCGTGGCCATGATCGGCTATGCGTTTATGGGCAAGGCCCACTCGAATGCCTGGCGGAATGTTGCCAGTTTCTTCGATGTCCCGGCGTTTGAGCAGAAGGTCCTGGTGGGCCGGGACGCCGCCGGGGTTGCCGAGGCCGCCGGGAAGTACGGCTGGACTGAAACGTCCACAGACTGGCGGACGGTCATCGAACGCGATGACATCGACATCGTTGACATTTGCGCCCCGGGCTGGCTGCACGCCAAGATCGCGATCGCCGCCCTCGAAGCGGGCAAGCACGTGCGGCTCAAAAAGGAGACAGCGGGCTCGGGGGCGCTCGGGGACATCGCTTCCCACGCGATCGACCAGGTGCTGTTCCTGCTCGGGGACCAGGTCACCGAAGTGTCCGGCCGGACCCACACGTTCACCACGCACCGTCCAGGAGCGGCCGGTCAGGAGGAAGTAACGGTCGACGACGCCGCCTGGGCCACGCTGACGCTCGCTTCAGGGGCAATCGCCTCGGTGGAAGTATCCAGGGTGGCCACCGGCCAGAAGAACTCCCTCAAGCTGGAAATCTATGGCGACAAAGGCGCCATCCTTTTCGATCTGGAGAACCTCAACGAACTGGGTTTCCTGGACGCCACCGGGCCTGCCCGCGAGCAGGGCTTCCGCCGGATCCTGGTCAGCGAGCCCGAGCACCCGTACGTTGACGCGTGGTGGCCGCAGGGCCACATCATCGGCTGGGAGCACACATTCACCCACGAAATCCGCGACTTCCTGACCGCCATCAGCACCGGAACCCCGCCCTCGCCGTCGTTCGAGGACGGCCTCACCGTCCAGCGGATCCTGAACGCCATTGAAGAGTCCGCCGCCGCGAAAAGTTCCATCATCCAACTGGCCAGCGCCCCGGCCGGCACGCCGACAGCCCTGACCGCTGCCTCTGAAGGAGCCTGA
- a CDS encoding Gfo/Idh/MocA family protein → MSHAASTRRGPVGVAVIGAGNISKQYLDNLTTFPDLMVHLIADLFEEAAEARAKEYGIAEWGGVDAALNHPDVEIIVNLTIPAAHVEVATAAVNAGKHVWTEKPFSLDRESGLGLLKAADAAGLRLGCAPDTFLGAGLQTARRLIERGEIGTPLTATTMFQVPGPEAWHPNPAFLFQQGAGPLFDMGPYYLTTLVQTFGSIQKVAAVGSKAREVRVIGTGPKAGEEFTVEVPTHVSAVAQFESGASSQSIFSFESPRPRAGFVEITGTEATISLPDPNNFDGDIRLWRAGDEEWTVIPAAGPSQGRGMGVLDMARSIRAGVPHRATGTLAYHVLDTMVSISESMDSGTFVDVESSAPVSPALAEDWDPTASTL, encoded by the coding sequence ATGAGCCACGCAGCATCGACCCGCCGCGGCCCGGTTGGAGTAGCCGTCATCGGCGCCGGAAACATCAGCAAGCAGTACCTGGACAACCTCACCACGTTTCCGGACCTCATGGTCCATCTCATCGCCGACCTCTTCGAGGAAGCCGCAGAAGCGCGGGCGAAGGAATACGGGATCGCCGAATGGGGCGGCGTGGATGCGGCCCTGAACCACCCCGACGTCGAAATCATCGTCAACCTGACCATCCCCGCCGCCCACGTGGAGGTGGCCACGGCGGCTGTCAACGCCGGCAAGCACGTCTGGACCGAGAAGCCCTTCTCACTGGACCGCGAATCCGGACTCGGCCTGCTCAAGGCGGCAGACGCCGCAGGCCTCCGCCTGGGCTGCGCGCCGGATACCTTCCTCGGAGCCGGACTCCAGACCGCGCGTCGGCTGATTGAACGCGGCGAGATCGGCACCCCGCTGACCGCCACGACGATGTTCCAGGTCCCGGGACCGGAAGCCTGGCACCCCAACCCGGCATTCCTGTTCCAGCAAGGCGCCGGCCCCCTCTTCGACATGGGCCCGTACTACCTCACCACGCTGGTCCAGACCTTCGGCTCCATCCAAAAGGTCGCCGCCGTCGGCTCCAAGGCCAGGGAAGTCCGTGTCATCGGCACCGGGCCCAAAGCCGGCGAAGAATTCACCGTTGAGGTCCCCACCCACGTTTCAGCGGTGGCACAGTTTGAAAGCGGAGCTTCCTCGCAGAGCATTTTCTCCTTCGAGTCACCGCGCCCGCGCGCGGGGTTCGTGGAGATCACCGGCACCGAAGCCACCATTTCCCTGCCGGACCCGAACAACTTCGACGGCGACATCCGTCTGTGGCGCGCTGGCGACGAGGAGTGGACGGTCATCCCTGCCGCCGGGCCCAGCCAGGGCCGCGGGATGGGGGTCCTGGACATGGCCCGGTCCATCCGAGCCGGAGTTCCGCACCGCGCCACCGGCACCCTGGCCTACCACGTGCTGGACACTATGGTCTCAATTTCGGAATCCATGGATTCCGGGACCTTTGTGGACGTCGAAAGCTCCGCCCCCGTCTCCCCGGCTCTCGCTGAGGACTGGGACCCCACCGCATCCACCCTTTAG
- a CDS encoding sugar phosphate isomerase/epimerase, whose translation MSYSIQLYTLRNAIQEDLPGTIRKVAEMGFTQVEPYNFVATAKELGAALKENGLTAPSGHAPLLSQDQEEIFAAAKELGITTVIDPYLPAEHWQSAGDIQATAAKLNAAAKKGAEHGIRVGYHNHAWELESTIEGRTALEYFADLLDPELVLEVDTYWVAVGGQDPVAVLERLGDRVKFIHIKDGPLNTDTKAQQPAGQGKVPVLDVIAAAKSLEVGVVEFDDYAGDIFEGIAESLAYLNAAQGTGTAGALA comes from the coding sequence ATGTCCTACTCGATCCAGCTTTACACCTTGCGCAACGCCATCCAGGAGGATCTGCCCGGCACTATCCGCAAAGTCGCGGAGATGGGCTTCACCCAGGTTGAGCCATATAACTTCGTGGCCACGGCCAAGGAACTCGGCGCCGCCCTGAAGGAAAACGGCCTCACCGCCCCGTCCGGACACGCTCCGCTCCTCAGCCAGGACCAGGAGGAAATCTTCGCGGCAGCCAAAGAACTGGGCATCACCACCGTGATCGACCCCTACCTTCCAGCCGAGCACTGGCAGTCCGCCGGGGACATCCAGGCCACCGCAGCCAAACTCAATGCAGCAGCCAAGAAGGGCGCCGAGCACGGCATACGCGTGGGTTACCACAACCACGCGTGGGAACTTGAATCGACCATCGAAGGCCGCACTGCGCTGGAGTACTTCGCGGACCTCCTGGACCCCGAACTGGTCCTCGAAGTGGACACCTACTGGGTTGCCGTGGGTGGCCAGGACCCGGTGGCGGTGCTGGAGCGCCTGGGCGACCGGGTGAAGTTCATCCACATCAAGGACGGACCGCTGAACACCGACACCAAGGCGCAGCAGCCGGCGGGTCAGGGCAAAGTCCCGGTTCTGGACGTCATCGCCGCCGCAAAATCCCTGGAAGTGGGCGTGGTGGAGTTCGACGACTATGCAGGAGACATCTTCGAAGGCATCGCCGAGAGCCTCGCCTACCTCAATGCCGCACAGGGCACCGGCACGGCCGGAGCACTCGCATGA
- a CDS encoding IS1182 family transposase, whose product MQGRDDGQRQLLDVGALAGHMLPAGSVFRFLAEHRHELFPDEAFADLFVSGRGRPSTPADVIASVMVLQTLHNLSDRETAEALTFDLRWKAACGFGLDQGAFHPTVLTYWRRRLAKSDRPHRIFEAVTQVIAGSGALSGRRRRAIDSTILEDAVARQDTVTQLIAQIRRVGREIPGADLVVTGLAGHDYSKPGKPDIAWDDKGARDDLVSALVTDALTLLGSIDAESLDEAQQETLALLALVAGQDVEPAEGSDGTDGRWRIARKVAPDRVISTVDPDARHAHKSRQKKIDGFKSHVVIEPETGLVTAAALTKAAGPENSDAARGAELVAADTSIGTQQAQVLGDSAYGSGELLAALTAAGHTPVIKPMPLGRAVPDGFTVDDFTIDYAANTVTCPAKITRAISAKGRVSFGGACASCPLMSRCTTAKNGRKMQIHPHDRLRREHRAKATDPEFLADYRQHRPMVERSIAWMTRGARRVPYRGVTKNNAWWMTRAAGINLKRLLNLGLTGQNGAWALG is encoded by the coding sequence GTGCAGGGTCGTGATGATGGTCAGCGTCAGCTTTTGGATGTCGGTGCTCTGGCAGGGCATATGCTCCCGGCCGGGTCGGTGTTCAGGTTCCTCGCCGAGCACCGGCACGAACTGTTCCCCGATGAGGCCTTCGCGGACCTGTTCGTCTCCGGACGCGGCCGCCCCTCGACCCCGGCGGACGTGATCGCTTCGGTCATGGTCCTGCAGACCCTCCATAATCTCTCCGACCGCGAAACCGCCGAGGCATTGACGTTTGACCTGAGGTGGAAGGCGGCGTGCGGGTTCGGCCTGGATCAGGGCGCGTTCCATCCGACGGTGTTGACGTATTGGCGTCGGCGCCTGGCGAAAAGTGACCGTCCGCACCGTATTTTCGAGGCCGTCACCCAGGTCATCGCCGGCTCGGGTGCGCTCTCCGGGCGCAGGCGCCGGGCCATTGATTCGACAATCCTTGAAGACGCTGTGGCCCGGCAGGACACGGTCACCCAGCTGATCGCGCAGATCCGCCGGGTCGGCCGGGAAATCCCCGGCGCGGACCTGGTGGTGACGGGTCTGGCCGGCCATGATTACTCCAAACCGGGAAAACCGGACATCGCCTGGGATGACAAGGGTGCCCGCGATGATCTCGTGTCGGCGCTGGTCACCGACGCCCTGACCCTGCTGGGCAGTATCGATGCCGAATCCCTGGACGAGGCGCAGCAGGAAACACTTGCACTCCTGGCCTTGGTCGCAGGGCAGGACGTCGAGCCGGCCGAAGGCTCCGACGGCACGGACGGTCGGTGGAGGATCGCCCGCAAGGTCGCCCCGGACCGGGTCATCTCCACCGTTGACCCGGACGCCCGGCACGCGCATAAGAGCCGGCAGAAGAAGATCGACGGGTTCAAAAGCCACGTCGTGATCGAGCCCGAGACCGGCCTGGTCACCGCCGCGGCCCTGACGAAAGCGGCCGGGCCGGAGAACAGCGACGCGGCCCGCGGTGCCGAACTCGTCGCCGCCGACACGAGCATCGGAACGCAACAGGCCCAGGTGCTGGGCGATTCCGCCTACGGCAGCGGCGAGCTGCTGGCCGCTCTCACGGCCGCCGGGCACACCCCGGTCATCAAACCGATGCCGCTGGGCCGTGCCGTCCCCGACGGGTTCACTGTCGATGACTTCACCATCGACTATGCCGCGAACACGGTGACCTGCCCGGCGAAGATCACCCGTGCGATCAGTGCGAAAGGACGGGTAAGTTTTGGTGGAGCCTGCGCATCGTGCCCGCTGATGAGCCGGTGCACGACGGCGAAGAACGGGCGGAAAATGCAGATCCACCCGCACGACCGGCTCCGCCGAGAACACCGGGCCAAGGCTACTGACCCGGAGTTCCTGGCGGACTACCGGCAACACCGGCCGATGGTCGAGCGCTCGATCGCGTGGATGACCCGCGGAGCCAGACGCGTCCCTTACCGCGGGGTCACCAAGAATAATGCTTGGTGGATGACCCGTGCTGCCGGAATCAACCTCAAACGACTCCTCAACCTTGGATTGACCGGCCAGAACGGGGCGTGGGCGCTTGGATAA